The following coding sequences are from one Calditerricola satsumensis window:
- the ruvA gene encoding Holliday junction branch migration protein RuvA: MIDFVCGTVDHVDEQGVVVDTGGVGYRVLTANPYRFRVGQRVRVYTYHYIRDDQQALYGFASRDERELFALLLQVSGVGPKGALAVLAAATPERLVAAIQREDEQYLTRIPGIGPKTARRMILDLKDKLRGLSKAAATEEAALWPDEGEAGASAEEASSPLEETRQALLALGYHEHEVREVLKALRAESVEGATTERLVRHALRKLARV; encoded by the coding sequence GTGATCGATTTCGTTTGCGGCACGGTGGACCACGTGGACGAACAGGGCGTTGTCGTCGACACCGGCGGCGTGGGGTACCGCGTCCTGACCGCCAACCCGTACCGTTTTCGCGTGGGCCAGCGCGTGCGCGTCTACACCTACCATTACATCCGCGACGACCAGCAGGCCCTCTACGGCTTTGCCAGCCGTGACGAGCGCGAGCTGTTTGCCCTGCTGTTGCAGGTGTCGGGCGTCGGGCCGAAGGGCGCCCTGGCCGTCCTCGCCGCAGCGACGCCTGAGCGCTTGGTTGCCGCCATCCAGCGCGAGGATGAGCAGTACCTGACGCGCATTCCGGGCATCGGGCCCAAAACGGCGCGGCGCATGATCCTCGACCTGAAGGACAAGCTGCGGGGGTTGTCAAAAGCTGCCGCTACCGAGGAGGCCGCCCTGTGGCCGGACGAGGGAGAGGCGGGGGCGTCCGCCGAGGAGGCGTCATCGCCCCTTGAGGAGACCCGCCAGGCGCTCCTGGCCCTCGGGTACCACGAGCACGAGGTGCGCGAGGTGCTCAAGGCGCTGCGCGCCGAATCCGTCGAGGGCGCGACGACCGAACGGCTGGTCCGCCATGCGTTGCGGAAATTGGCCAGGGTGTAG